One window from the genome of Longimicrobiales bacterium encodes:
- a CDS encoding lipoyl synthase, producing the protein MSTEERRGYAPGGKDSGVVKSKGTARLPILDGEALPLGARKPEWLKVRSPGGSNYLRLKKLMRGQRLHSVCEEAGCPNIGECWEAGTATFLILGDVCTRACKYCAIAHGMPTELDWDEPRRVAESVEALELEHVVITSVNRDELADGGSAIFAETIRLCRERRPSMTIEVLIPDFKGDEAALRRVVDARPDILNHNLETVERLHPWARPGGRYWRSISYLGAAKVMDPTMLTKSGIILGMGEAGEEI; encoded by the coding sequence ATGAGCACGGAAGAGCGGCGCGGTTATGCGCCGGGCGGCAAGGACAGCGGGGTGGTGAAGTCGAAGGGGACGGCGCGGCTGCCGATCCTGGACGGCGAGGCGCTGCCGCTGGGGGCGCGGAAGCCGGAGTGGCTGAAGGTGCGCTCGCCGGGCGGGTCGAATTACCTGCGACTCAAAAAGCTGATGCGGGGCCAGCGCCTGCATTCGGTATGTGAGGAGGCTGGCTGTCCGAACATCGGCGAGTGCTGGGAGGCCGGGACGGCGACGTTCCTGATCCTGGGCGATGTATGCACGCGCGCGTGTAAGTACTGCGCGATTGCGCATGGCATGCCGACGGAGCTGGACTGGGACGAGCCGCGGCGGGTGGCGGAGTCGGTGGAGGCGCTGGAGCTGGAACACGTCGTAATCACGAGCGTGAACCGTGACGAGCTGGCCGATGGCGGATCTGCGATCTTTGCGGAAACGATCCGACTCTGCCGCGAGCGGCGCCCGTCCATGACGATAGAGGTGCTGATCCCGGACTTCAAGGGAGATGAGGCGGCGCTGCGGCGGGTGGTGGACGCGCGGCCGGACATCCTGAACCACAATCTGGAGACGGTCGAGCGGCTGCATCCGTGGGCGCGGCCGGGTGGCCGGTACTGGCGGAGCATTTCCTATCTGGGTGCGGCGAAGGTGATGGACCCGACGATGCTGACCAAGTCGGGGATCATCCTCGGGATGGGTGAGGCGGGTGAGGAGATC